AAGCATTCAGTGTTGCGGTGATGCAAAGACCCCGTCTAACaacacacctccccccttccACAGTAATCCTATTAGAGCCACTTAGCGCTGACTGGGCCTGTGTTATTCAGACCCATAAACCTAGGGCTTCTCTAATTAGGTTGTGCACCTTCACCATTCTCTCGCTTTTCTCAGACGTTTCACTCTTCAAGTCACGTTGATCTACGCAGCCCCTTTTTACGAGCACCAGatctgcacctaaaccaacctgaCCCCTCAAGGGAGACGAGGAAACTCTCCCAGGAAAAACtcatagaggggggggggggggagttatgaAACCTTTTGGAGGAGTAGTTCAGATAGGGATCCCTTCCTTCAGAGACGGCCGGTgacacagagagatgcagaCCAGAGGATGAACACAGCCAATCAGcaagggtggagagagatgggggggggggggggggggggaggagagagggaggggtagagagggctgGTGACACAGCTAGAAGGTTCCAGTGATGGACCTTTTGGTTCCTGGTTCTCTGTGTTTCAGTACCAAGTGGGACAGCTGTTCTCCGTGGCCGAAGCCAGCAAGAACGAGACAGGCGGGGGGGAAGGCATCGAGGTGCTGAAGAACGAGCCCtacgagaaggagggagagaaaggccagtacacacacaagatCTACCACCTCAAGAGGTACTGCACATTACTGGCCGCGACTTCCACAATCCACCAGCAGGTGGCACTGTTGTCCTTCCTGTGTTTTGTGCTGTAGTCTCAGTGGAAGCCCCCTAAGGCATTGAACTACAATTTCCCATCCTATTACCTGCATGACTGTGGTTGTCATGGTtagtgtgtgactgagtgagtTCTCCTCTTCCTATCaatcccccctctccacctctccccctcctcctcctctccccctcctctcctctcctcagtaaAGTTCCTGCATTTGTGAGGATGATAGCTCCTGAGGGCTCCTTGGTCTTCCATGAAAAAGCCTGGAATGCATACCCTTACTGCCGAACCAGTGAGTCCtcgccctgacccctgacctctctccctgcctgccgctcagtctgcctgcctgtctgcctgcctgtctgtctgcctgtctgtctgcctgtctgtctctctcaagctATGTCTCATCTCTGTTTATTTATGTCTGTATCTCTGCATCTAAAgctcttgcctctctctctctctgtctctctttctctgtctctctctctgtctttctcttgctAGCTAtatctcatctttctctctctctttgtctagaTCTCTCCATCTGgagctgtctctttctcctctcttgctctcgTTTGTCTTCCTCACTTGCTCAGTGTTTTTCTAATTTTATGCATAACTTGTATCAGTCGTATAAAGTATTTCTACAGTAAATATGACTCCTGAGTTAAGATgtttgtcctctgtctctctctctccccctgctgtgCCTCGCTGCAGTCGTCACAGTGAGTAACCAACCAGTCCCCTGTTAAGTCTGGGTCTAGTCTGGGGTAAGGGTTGGATGACTTAGAAGGACTTTTGCCAGGTCTGTCCAGTAGCGATCAGGTGATCAAATATGGACGTTGTTGACTTCCTGTCTTGTTTGCGTCCGTCAGAATGAGTACATGAAAGATGACTTCTTCATCAAGATTGAGACGTGGCACAAACCAGACCTGGGCACGCTGGAGAACGTgagttcctctctcctcctctctcctccttccctcctctctccttttgccCTCCTAACAGGATGAACTCTGTCTAAAATCGAATCGTCGAagccattgtttttttttaaaccctgCTCATGCCTGTTTCTGATTGGCAGGTGCATAAGCTGGACCCGGCCACTTGGAAGAGTGTAGAGGTGGTGCCCATCAACATAGCAGACGGAGAACAAGTCGCCCCAGAAGtgagcaccccccccctctctctctctgctaccccTGTTAGCTTACAACCATCCTGGGTCGATCACGCCAGCATCTGGCGCCACCATGTGGAGAATCCTGGTCAttacacattgtgtgtgtgtgtatatatatttatatatatatatatttagactTGGCTTTAATGGTTCCACAtggacacagccctgctgagcCTGGCACAGTCATTCAGTGTTAATTGCCATGTAATTGTTAGTTGAAATAGTCAATCTGTATATATTTAAACCCGTCTTGAACCTACACTGCCTGTGCTGCCTGATTGCCAGCTAGAAAACACTAGCTGACACTTTCTCATGCAGAAGTGGGAAGTGGTTCCAGATTATTGCTATCGTTTGGCATCACATTGCCTCATATCTGTTTGGTGCCCTGTGAGtttcagtgtgagtgtgtgtttgtctgtacagGGAAGCTGTGGGGCTCTTTCTgctcgtgtgtttgtgtatgtgggattatttgactgtgtgtggttatttgcctctgtgtgtgagagtttgcctgtgtgtggctgtttgactgtgtgtgtggttatttgcctgtgtgtatatgtgtgcgtgtgtgcgtgtgtgcgtgcgcgtgtataaatgtgtgtgtgtgtgtgtgtgtgtgtggttatttgcctgtgtgtatatgtgtgcgtgtgtgcgtgtgtgcgtgcgcgtgtataaatgtgtgtgtgtgtgtgtgtgtgtggttatttgcctgtgtgtatatgtgtatgtgtgtgtgcgcggtggGTGGCTAACGAGGCGGACGTGTGCTCCTTGCTGGAGGAGCGTGCTGTGTCAGAGGGCCCTATCAGTGCGAGGCCTGGGGCATGGCTGCAGGGCCTGGCCCACGCTAGGACCACAGATGAGTTTGTTAGTGTAATTAAGGCTCACAGCGCTCTGTATGCtgggcccagacacacacacacactcatatatatatatatatatatatatatatatatatataaagatatctacacacactcatatatccACACATACTCAGTGTCTCTCTTACTGAGTTGTAGCTTCTCTTCCTCAGACATGGTGCATCGATTCACAGACCTTGTTAGGGCAGCACTGTATTGTTCTAGTGATGGAGCGCTCTGCATTAAACTGGCCAAAttattaagtgtgtgtgcacaccccCTCTCGTTCTCTGGCCTtgaaaagcatattttttgCTTCAGGCACATCATGATTTATTTAAAATTGCTGGGCCCTTGAGCTGTTGATAATTTGAAAGACTTTGcgtttatttgttttttattatttttatatatcTTTTTTAACGCCACTTTCATTAAGTCAACTTTGCACTTCTCTCTGTGCTCCAAATCATGAATGATGCAGTCagaagtgctgtgtgtgtgcgcgcgcacgtGCCTGCATGTTTGTTTCAGATGGTTGtgtacttggtgtgtgtgtgttttttagatAGATATGTACTTGGTGTGAGAGACTGGAGTATAAATCTTGTTCAGACTCTAAGTTGGCTTTAAGTGTTTCTCAGTGTGTGCTGAAACCATGGTTGTATTGGACAAGGTGGGCTGACCAGCTGTGTTCAGTGTTAGGCTGGTCCCGGGgcccctgacctgtctgtctgtaggtagacacagtgagccctgacctgtctgtctgtaggtagacacagtgggcccctggtctgtctgtaggtagacacagtgggccctgacctgtctgtctgtaggtagacacagtgggccctgacctgtctgtctgtaggtagacacagtgggccctgacctgtctgtctgtaggtagacacagtgggcccctgacctgtctgtctgtaggtagacacagtgggcccctggtctgtctgtaggtagacacagtgggccctgacctgtctgtctgtaggtagacacagtgggccctgacctgtctgtctgtaggtagacacagtgggcccctgacctgtctgtctgtaggtagacacagtgggccctgacctgtctgtctgtaggtagacacagtgggccctgacctgtctgtctgtaggtagacacagtgggcccctgacctgtctgtctgtaggtagacacagtgggccctgacctgtctgtctgtaggtagacacagtgggcccctgacctgtctgtaggtagacacagtgggcccctgacctgtctgtctgtaggtagacacagtgggcccctgacctgtctgtctgtaggtagacacagtgggcccctggtctgtctgtctgtaggtagacacagtgggccctgacctgtctgtctgtaggtagacacagtgggccctgacctgtctgtctgtaggtagacacagtgggccctgacctgtctgtctgtaggtagacacagtgggcccctgacctgtctgtaggtagacacagtgggcccctgacctgtctgtctgtaggtagacacagtgggcccctggtctgtctgtaggtagacacagtgggcccctgacctgtctgtctgtaggtagacacagtgggccctgacctgtctgtctgtaggtagACACAGTGGGCCCTGAACTGGGCCAGTAGGGTCATCTgctagcagccccccccccctcccacacacacaaatctgtgCCCcgtggtcagacacacacacacacacacacacacacacacacgttcatgcTCACACCCACTCGTGCCATCTGTGATGTCAtcgtctctctctgttgtgtgtgtgtgtgtgtgtgtgtgtgtgtgtgtgtgtgtgtgtgtgtgtgtgtgtgtgtgcaggactacAAGCAGGAAGAGGACCCAGCTCTGTTCAAGTCAACCAAGACTGGGAGAGGACCCCTCGGACCCAACTGGAAGGtacgtcctgtgtgtgtgtgtgtgtgtgtgtgtgtgtgtgtgaggacagagcaggaggagggaggaggaggagggagagaggggataagggggaggggggagggaaagaggaggagggagagagggaaggagggacagagaggaggagagaggggaggaaggagaggggataagggggaggggggagggaaagaggaggagggagagagggaaggagggacagagaggaggagagaggggaggagggagaggggataagggggaggggggagggaaagaggaggagggagagagggaaggagggacagagaggaggagagaggaggagagaggggaggagggagaggggataagggggaggggggagggaaagaggaggagggagagagggaaggagggacagagaggaggagagaggggaagagggagaggggataaggaggggagagaggaggaggtagagagaagtgAGTGGCAGAGCGGCAGGCTGCAGTTTGATGAAGATGAatcac
Above is a window of Hypomesus transpacificus isolate Combined female unplaced genomic scaffold, fHypTra1 scaffold_495, whole genome shotgun sequence DNA encoding:
- the LOC124465428 gene encoding phosphatidylinositol transfer protein beta isoform isoform X1 codes for the protein MVLIREYRVVLPCTVEEYQVGQLFSVAEASKNETGGGEGIEVLKNEPYEKEGEKGQYTHKIYHLKSKVPAFVRMIAPEGSLVFHEKAWNAYPYCRTIVTNEYMKDDFFIKIETWHKPDLGTLENVHKLDPATWKSVEVVPINIADGEQVAPEDYKQEEDPALFKSTKTGRGPLGPNWKKELAVKTDCPRMCAYKLVTVKFKWWGLQTKVESFIHKQEKRIFTNFHRQLFCWIDSWVELTMEDIRRMEAETQKELEELRKHGQVRGTSAANDE
- the LOC124465428 gene encoding phosphatidylinositol transfer protein beta isoform isoform X2, translated to MVLIREYRVVLPCTVEEYQVGQLFSVAEASKNETGGGEGIEVLKNEPYEKEGEKGQYTHKIYHLKSKVPAFVRMIAPEGSLVFHEKAWNAYPYCRTIVTNEYMKDDFFIKIETWHKPDLGTLENVHKLDPATWKSVEVVPINIADGEQVAPEDYKQEEDPALFKSTKTGRGPLGPNWKKELAVKTDCPRMCAYKLVTVKFKWWGLQTKVESFIHKQEKRIFTNFHRQLFCWIDSWVELTMEDIRRMEAETQKELEEMRQKGSVRGTTAADE